Proteins co-encoded in one Rhopalosiphum maidis isolate BTI-1 chromosome 2, ASM367621v3, whole genome shotgun sequence genomic window:
- the LOC113554748 gene encoding probable serine hydrolase isoform X2 translates to MELSVSGPSFEEIQIPVPFGFVSGKWWGSKDKQPIIAIHGWQDNAGTFDPLIELLPKDLSILCIDLPGHGRSSHIPLGLPYYIFWDGLAILRRIIRHYNWRKVSIMGHSLGAAIGFLYAASYPDDTEMLISIDTVAPVIFDPSEIVKNTGPNIDKLIYYDALGLDKMPSYKYSEMIDLVVDGHHGTLTRKSCEILMRRGMYRVKDNKYLFSRDIRLKVNRFALPSFDVTNEFAKQIRCRYLMIKAVPGRVRDNWSLFQSILETIKQSTSDFNYVEVEGSHHVHLNDASKVAPYILNFILNIA, encoded by the exons ATGGAATTATCTGTTAGTGGACCATCATTTGAAGAAATTCAAATTCCTGTACCATTCGGTTTTGTAAGTG gtAAATGGTGGGGATCAAAAGATAAGCAGCCTATAATTGCAATTCACGGATGGCAAGATAATGCTGGAACTTTTGATCCTTTAATCGAATTACTACCTAaagatttatctattttatgtatagatcTACCAGGACATGGGCGATCTTCTCATATCCCTttg GGTTtaccttattatatattttgggaTGGCCTAGCTATTTTAAGAAGAATAATCAGACATTATAATTGGAGAAAAGTTTCTATTATGGGTCATTCTTTGGGTGCAGCTATTGGATTTTTATATGCTGCATCATACCCTGATGATACGGAAATGTTGATATCTATTGACACAGTAGCACCAGTCATTTTTGATCCAAgtgaaattgttaaaaatacaggACCAAATATTGATaa actcatatattatgatgcatTAGGACTTGATAAAATGccttcttataaatattcagaGATGATTGATTTAGTCGTTGATGGACATCATGGAACATTGACTCGCAAATCTTGTGAAATACTTATGAGACGTGGAATGTATCGAGTTAaagataacaaatatttgttttcaagaGATATACGTCTtaag gtcAACAGGTTCGCTTTACCATCATTTGATGTAACTAACGAATTTGCAAAACAGATTCGTTGTCGTTACTTAATGATCAAAGCAGTTCCAGGTAGGGTGCGTGATAATTGGTCActttttcaaagtattttagAAACGATAAAACAATCTACAAGCGATTTTAATTACGTAGAAGTTGAAGGGTCTCATCACGTACATTTAAATGATGCTTCAAAAGTTGCTccatatatcttaaattttattttaaatattgcttga
- the LOC113554750 gene encoding protein anon-73B1 isoform X1 — translation MSAMTIYKMFPMEESDEVFDAVIRYGLYLVAIFQLVCITTVFLLTDQSNDSKDNGDGSEYDSDGSTFASPRRPYSHHRSRKQDKKKRR, via the exons ATGAGTGCTATGACTA TTTACAAGATGTTTCCAATGGAAGAATCAGATGAAGTATTTGATGCTGTGATCCGTTATGGCTTATACTTAGTTGCTATTTTCCAATTAGTATGCATAACAACtgtgtttttattaactgACCAATCTAATGActcaaaa gatAATGGTGATGGCAGCGAATATGACTCTGATGGAAGTACATTTGCATCACCTAGACGCCCATATTCTCATCATAGATCAAGAAAACAAGATAAGAAGAAAAGACgatga
- the LOC113554750 gene encoding protein anon-73B1 isoform X2, with the protein MFPMEESDEVFDAVIRYGLYLVAIFQLVCITTVFLLTDQSNDSKDNGDGSEYDSDGSTFASPRRPYSHHRSRKQDKKKRR; encoded by the exons ATGTTTCCAATGGAAGAATCAGATGAAGTATTTGATGCTGTGATCCGTTATGGCTTATACTTAGTTGCTATTTTCCAATTAGTATGCATAACAACtgtgtttttattaactgACCAATCTAATGActcaaaa gatAATGGTGATGGCAGCGAATATGACTCTGATGGAAGTACATTTGCATCACCTAGACGCCCATATTCTCATCATAGATCAAGAAAACAAGATAAGAAGAAAAGACgatga
- the LOC113554748 gene encoding probable serine hydrolase isoform X1 — translation MELSVSGPSFEEIQIPVPFGFVSGKWWGSKDKQPIIAIHGWQDNAGTFDPLIELLPKDLSILCIDLPGHGRSSHIPLGLPYYIFWDGLAILRRIIRHYNWRKVSIMGHSLGAAIGFLYAASYPDDTEMLISIDTVAPVIFDPSEIVKNTGPNIDKLIYYDALGLDKMPSYKYSEMIDLVVDGHHGTLTRKSCEILMRRGMYRVKDNKYLFSRDIRLKVAWMGLPSLDVVIAFAGQITCRYMNIKAKPYRSLDNWPVYSQILEIIKMNAKDFVFKEYDGTHHLHLNNPECLASDVTTFIQQSIS, via the exons ATGGAATTATCTGTTAGTGGACCATCATTTGAAGAAATTCAAATTCCTGTACCATTCGGTTTTGTAAGTG gtAAATGGTGGGGATCAAAAGATAAGCAGCCTATAATTGCAATTCACGGATGGCAAGATAATGCTGGAACTTTTGATCCTTTAATCGAATTACTACCTAaagatttatctattttatgtatagatcTACCAGGACATGGGCGATCTTCTCATATCCCTttg GGTTtaccttattatatattttgggaTGGCCTAGCTATTTTAAGAAGAATAATCAGACATTATAATTGGAGAAAAGTTTCTATTATGGGTCATTCTTTGGGTGCAGCTATTGGATTTTTATATGCTGCATCATACCCTGATGATACGGAAATGTTGATATCTATTGACACAGTAGCACCAGTCATTTTTGATCCAAgtgaaattgttaaaaatacaggACCAAATATTGATaa actcatatattatgatgcatTAGGACTTGATAAAATGccttcttataaatattcagaGATGATTGATTTAGTCGTTGATGGACATCATGGAACATTGACTCGCAAATCTTGTGAAATACTTATGAGACGTGGAATGTATCGAGTTAaagataacaaatatttgttttcaagaGATATACGTCTtaag GTTGCGTGGATGGGTTTACCATCTCTAGATGTAGTTATAGCATTTGCTGGTCAAATAACATGTCGCTATATGAATATCAAAGCTAAACCATACAGATCATTAGATAACTGGCCAGTTTATTCACAAATcttggaaataataaaaatgaatgcaaaagactttgtttttaaagaatatgaCGGTACTCATCATTTACATCTTAATAACCCCGAGTGTTTAGCTTCAGATGTTACAACTTTCATTCAACAGTCTATAAGCTGA